AGACCCGCATCGCGATCCTGCGCAAGAAGGCGCAGATGGACCGCCTCGATGTGCCCGACGACGTCCTCGAACTGATCGCGAGCAGCATCGAGCGCAACATCCGCGAGCTCGAGGGCGCCCTGATCCGCGTGACGGCGTTCGCGTCGCTCAACAAGACCCGGATCGACCGGTCACTGGCCGAGGTCGTGCTGCGGGACCTGATCGCCGATGCCACCACGATGCAGATCAGCACGGCGGCGATCATGGCCGTCACCGCCGAGTACTTCGAGACCACGGTCGAGGAGCTGCGCGGCCCGGGTAAGACCAGGGCCCTGGCCCAGTCCCGGCAGATCGCGATGTACCTGTGCCGCGAGCTCACCGATCTGTCGCTGCCCAAGATCGGTCAGGCGTTCGGCCGTGACCACACCACGGTGATGTACGCCGAGAAGAAGATCCGCGGCGAGATGGCCGAGCGCCGTGAGGTGTTCGACCACGTCAAGGAACTCACCACCCGCATCCGCCAGCGCGCCAAGCGCTGAGCCACCAACTGCCGAACGCCCCGGGACACCCGGGGCGTTCGTCGTCTCGCAGACATTTTTTTGCCGACAACTTCTGTCACACGAGTGCCAGCCGTCACGCTCGAGGGCTGTGGATACCGATGTGCAAAACCTGCGGGCAAACCACAGGATGACCGCCGAACCTGTCCACACGGCCCCGGCTGTCCACACCCGCCGAGGACTTCACCCACCGCTGTCCACACACCGCGCACACCGCGACACACCGACGGGGCTGGGCAAACGGCCGTTCATCCCCAGATTCCACAGCGCCTATTACTGTTACTCGAATATCTTCCAAGAATTCTCTTCAGAAGAAGCACCTTGGGGAGATCGGTCCACTCACCGTGCCGGCCGTCCCCTGCTCACCCGCATGTCGGCCCGATCGATTAGCTTTCAAGTTGGTGCAGAAAGCTCTACGGTGTTTCATCGACGGCGGTTCTCCAGAGCGTGTCATTCGGTGTCGCACCGAGGCGCGGTTCGACGAACCCGCTGCTTAGAGCTCATTGCGGGGATTATCGAAGGGGCGCATAGGACGTGGCGACGACGACGGCTGGGCTGACCGACTTGAAGTTCCGCGTGGTCCGCGAGGACTTCGCGGATGCGGTGGCCTGGGTAGCCCGCAACCTGCCGACCCGGCCCACCATCCCGGTGCTGGCCGGTGTGCTGCTGACCGGCACCGATGAGGGCCTGACGATCTCGGGGTTCGACTACGAGGTTTCCGCCGAGGTCAAGGTCAGCGCTGAAATCGCTTCCGCGGGAAGTGTTCTGGTGTCCGGTCGTCTGCTGTCCGACATCACCAAGGCGCTGCCAGCCAAGCCCGTCGAGGTGGGTGTCGAGGGCACCAGGGTGTCGCTGACCTGCGGCAGTGCGCGCTTCTCGCTGCCCACGCTCGCGGTCGAGGACTACCCGGCACTGCCCGCGCTGCCCGAGGAGACCGGTGTGATCTCGTCGGATCTGTTCGCCGAGGCCATCGGCCAGGTGGCGGTGGCGGCAGGCCGCGACGACACGCTGCCGATGCTGACGGGTATCCGCGTGGAGATCTCCGGGGAGTCCGTCGTGCTCGCCGCGACGGACCGGTTCCGCCTCGCGGTGCGTGAACTCACCTGGGTCACCACCGCCGGTGACGTCGAGGCCGCGGTGCTGGTGCCTGCGAAGACGTTGGCCGAGGCCGCGAAGGCGGGCACCGACGGCAACCAGGTGCACCTGGCGCTGGGTTCGGGTGCCTCGGTCGGCAAGGACGGCCTGCTGGGGATCCGCAGCGAGGGCAAGCGCAGCACCACGCGTCTGCTCGACGCGGAGTTCCCCAAGTTCCGTCAGCTGCTGCCCGCCGAGCACACCGCGGTCGCCACGATCGGTGTCGCCGAACTCACCGAGGCCATCAAACGTGTCGCGCTCGTCGCCGACCGCGGCGCCCAGATCCGCATGGAGTTCGGCGACGACACGCTCAAGCTGTCGGCGGGCGCCGACGATGTGGGTCGCGCCGAGGAGGACCTGCCGGTGGACTTCGCCGGTGAGCCGCTCACCATCGCCTTCAACCCCACCTACCTCACCGACGGCCTGGGTTCACTGCACTCCGAGCGGGTGACCTTCGGGTTCACCACGCCGAGTCGACCTGCGGTGCTGCGGCCCGCAGGCGAGGATGATGGAACGGGCGGTGGTTCGGGACCGTTCCCGGCCGCCAAGACGGATTACGTGTATCTGCTGATGCCGGTGCGGCTTCCGGGCTGACCGGTCACGCCGGAGGGGAAGGGCGCGTATGCAACTCGGGTTGATCGGCCTGGGCAAGATGGGCTTCAACATGCGCGAACGTCTGCGCGAGGCCGGCCACGAGGTCATCGGTTACGACCCGCGTCCCGAGGTCAGCGACGTGGCGAACCTCGAGGAACTGGCCGCCGCGCTGACGGCGCCCCGGGTGGTGTGGGTCATGGTTCCGTCGGGCACCATCACGCACGCCACCATCGTCGAACTGGCGGATGTGCTCGGAGCCGGCGATCTGGTGATCGACGGCGGCAACTCGCGCTACACCGAAGACGGTCCGCACGCGAAGTTGTTGGGTGACAAGGGCATCAACTTCGTCGACGCCGGTGTTTCCGGTGGCGTCTGGGGTCTGACGGAAGGGTACGGGCTCATGGTCGGCGGCAGTGACGCCGACGTGGCTCGAGCCATGCCGATCTTCGACGCGCTGCGTCCGCCGGGGGATCTCGCCGACGGTTTCGTGCACGCCGGTCCGGTCGGCGCGGGTCATTACGCCAAGATGGTGCACAACGGCATCGAGTACGGGCTCATGCATGCCTACGCCGAGGGCTACGAACTACTTGCCGCCGAGGACCTCATCGTCGATCCACAGGCGGTGATCCAGGCCTGGAGCAACGGCACGGTGGTGCGGTCGTGGTTGCAGTCGCTGCTGGCCAAGGCGCTCAAGGAAGATCCGGGGTTCGCCGATATCAGTGGTTACACCGAAGATTCCGGTGAGGGACGCTGGACCGTGGAGGAAGCCATCGCGCACCGGGTGCCCATGCCGGTGATCGCCGCGTCGCTGTTCGCCCGGTTCGCCTCGAGGCAGGACGACTCGCCGACCATGAAGGCCGTCTCGGCGCTGCGCAACCAGTTCGGCGGTCACGCCGTGAAGCGGATCAGCGAGTCCGGTTAGGCAGATGGCATGTATGTCCGGCATCTCGGACTGACCGACTTCCGCTCGTGGGCGCGGGTTGAGCTGGAGCTCGAGCCGGGACGCACGGTGTTCGTCGGCCCCAACGGCTTCGGTAAGACGAACCTTGTTGAGGCACTGTGGTATTCGGCGACACTCGGCTCCCATCGGGTGGCCACCGACGCCCCGCTGGTCCGCGCGGGTGCCGAACGCGCGATCGTGTCGAGCATCGTCGTCAACGAGGGCAGGGAACTCGCGGTGGATCTCGAGATTACCAGCGGACGCGCCAACAAGGCGCGGCTGAACCGCTCCCCCGTGCGCAGTGCGCGTGAGATCCTCGGCGTCCTGCGCGCGGTGCTGTTCAGCCCGGAGGACCTCTCGCTGGTTCGCGGCGATCCGGGTGACCGCAGACGGTACCTCGACGAACTCGCGACCACCCGTCGGCCCGCGCTCGCCGGTGTCCGTGCGGATTACGACAAGGTGGTCCGCCAGCGCACCGCACTGCTGAAAACCGCTGCGGGAGCCCGTTATCGGGGTGACCGAAGCGTGCTCGACACGCTGGATGTGTGGGACGGGCACCTGGCCGCACACGGTGCGGCGCTGATCGCGTCGCGGGTGAAACTCGTCGAGGAACTGCAGCCGGAGGTGGAGAAGGCCTATCAGCTGCTCGCTCCCGCCTCGCGGCCCGCGGCGATCCGGTACCGCAGCAGTGTCGAGGCGATCGAGAATGCTGCCGCGCCCGAGAGTGTGGAGTTCTATGAGGCCGCGCTGCTCGACGCACTGGCGCGCCGGCGTGACGCCGAGCTCGAGCGCGGTGTGTGTCTGGTCGGGCCGCACCGCGACGATTTGGAATTGCGACTCGGCGACCAGCCCGCGAAAGGCTTTGCCAGCCATGGTGAATCGTGGTCGATGGCGCTGTCGCTGCGGCTCGGCGCATATGAGCTGCTGTGCTCGGACGGTGTCGAACCGGTGCTGCTGCTCGACGACGTGTTCGCCGAACTGGACACCGCGCGGCGGCGCGCGCTGGCCAACGTGGCCGGCTCAGCCGAGCAGGTTCTGGTGACAGCCGCTGTGGCCGAGGACATTCCGCAGGACTGGGATGCGCGCCGTATCGAGATCCGCATGGTCGAGGACGACGGCGGCCGGGTGTCGATGGTGCGGTCATGACCGACGACTTCGACACCGAGCCGGATCTCGACGACACCGCGGCCGCGCCGGTTGTCCCGGATCACCTCGCCGGTCTGCGCGGGATCGACCTGGTGCGTCGCACGCTCGAGGAGGCCCGCGGCGCGGCGCGCAGCCAGGGCAAGGATGTCGGGCGCGGACGCAGTGGGCCGGTGCGCCGCCCGGCCGGGAACCGCAGGCGCCGTACCTGGTCCGGCCCGGGTCCCGACGTGCGCGACCCTCAGCTGCTCGGCAACGTGGCCCAGGATCTCGCCAGGTCGCGAGGATGGGCGGCGCGGGTGGCCGAGGGTTCAGTGTTCGGCCGCTGGCGCGCCGTGGTGGGCGATCAGATCGCCGACCATGCGACCCCGACCGCGCTGAACGAGGGTGTGCTGACCGTGACGGCCGAGTCCACCGCATGGGCCACCCAGCTGCGGATGGTGCAGTCTCAGTTGCTGGCCAAGATCGCCGCGGCGGTCGGCGACGGCGTGGTCACCTCGCTGAAGATCGTCGGGCCGGCGGGCCCGTCGTGGCGCAAGGGTCGGTACCACGTGTCCGGCCGGGGACCCCGCGACACCTATGGGTGAGCTGCGTCACGTTCCGGTCGGTTCGCGCTTCAGAGCCGCCACAGGCCCTGCAAAGGTGCGCTGAAGCGTCCTCACGCTCGGACAGCCGAGAAATTCGACACACGGCGCGACTGGATAGGTGGAAACGCGGCCACAGGATCGGTGCTGTCGCCATCTCGCGGTAGACTGGTCGACGGATCTCAGGCGGTGTCTGCACCGCCTCCCAGTGAACCCCAAGGAGACGCGTCCGACGTGGCTGCCCAGAAGAACAATGCGCCCAAGGAGTATGGCGCCGATTCCATCACCATCCTCGAGGGTCTGGAAGCGGTCCGTAAACGTCCCGGCATGTACATCGGCTCGACCGGTGAGCGGGGTCTGCACCACCTGATCTGGGAGGTCGTCGACAACGCGGTCGACGAGGCGATGGCCGGGTTCGCCACCCGCGTCGACGTCAAGATCCACGCCGACGGCAGCGTCGAGGTCCGTGACGACGGCCGCGGCATCCCGGTCGAGATGCACGCGACCGGCATGCCCACCATCGACGTCGTCATGACCCAGCTGCACGCGGGCGGCAAGTTCGACGGCGAGACCTACGCGGTCTCCGGCGGTCTGCACGGCGTCGGCGTCTCCGTGGTGAACGCCCTGTCGACGCGCCTCGAGGCCACCGTGTTGCGGGACGGCCACGAGTGGTTCCAGTACTACGACCGATCGGTGCCCGGCAAGCTCAAGCAGGGCGGTCCGACCGACGAGACCGGGACCACGATCCGATTCTGGGCCGATCCGGATATCTTCGAGACCACCGACTACAACTTCGAGACGGTCGCGCGCCGCCTGCAGGAGATGGCGTTCCTCAACAAGGGCCTGACCATCGAACTGACCGACGAGCGGGTCACCGCCGAAGAAGTGGTCGACGACGTCGTCAGCGACACCGCAGAAGCCCCCAAGACCGCCGACGAGAAGGCCGCGGAGGCCACCGCACCGAGCAAGGTCAAGCACCGCGTCTTCCACTACCCCGGCGGTCTCGTCGACTACGTCAAACACATCAACCGCACGAAAACCCCCATCCAGCAGAGCATCATCGACTTCGACGGGAAGGGCCCGGGCCACGAGGTCGAGATCGCGATGCAGTGGAACGCGGGGTATTCGGAGTCGGTGCACACCTTCGCCAACACCATCAACACCCATGAGGGTGGTACCCACGAGGAGGGCTTCCGGGCGGCGTTGACCAGCGTGGTCAACCGGTACGCCAAGGACAAGAAGCTGCTCAAGGACAAGGACCCGAACCTCACCGGCGACGATATCCGGGAGGGTCTGGCGGCGGTGATCTCGGTGAAGGTGGCCGAACCGCAGTTCGAGGGCCAGACCAAGACCAAACTGGGCAACACCGAGGTCAAGTCGTTCGTGCAGAAGATCTGCAACGAGCAGCTGCAGCACTGGTTCGAGGCCAACCCCGCCGAGGCGAAAACCGTTGTGAACAAAGCGGTTTCGTCGGCGCAGGCGCGGATCGCGGCGCGTAAGGCGCGGGAGTTGGTGCGGCGGAAGAGCGCGACCGATATCGGTGGGTTGCCGGGCAAGCTGGCCGATTGCCGTTCGACGGATCCGTCCAAGTCCGAGCTGTATGTGGTGGAGGGTGATTCCGCGGGTGGTTCGGCCAAGAGCGGCCGGGACTCGATGTTTCAGGCGATCCTGCCGCTGCGCGGCAAGATCATCAATGTGGAGAAGGCGCGGATCGACCGGGTGTTGAAGAACACCGAGGTGCAGTCGATCATCACCGCGTTGGGTACCGGTATCCACGACGAGTTCGACATCTCGAAGTTGCGGTATCACAAGATCGTGTTGATGGCCGATGCCGATGTGGATGGTCAGCACATCTCGACGTTGTTGTTGACGTTGTTGTTCCGGTTCATGAAGCCGTTGGTGGAAAACGGGCACATCTTCTTGGCGCAGCCGCCGTTGTACAAGCTCAAGTGGCAGCGTTCCGAGCCGGAGTTCGCCTATTCCGATCGTGAGCGTGACGGGTTGTTGGAGGCCGGGCGCAAGGCGGGTAAGAAGATCAATGTCGATGACGGTATCCAGCGGTACAAGGGTCTGGGTGAGATGGATGCCAAGGAGTTGTGGGAGACCACGATGGATCCGTCGGTGCGGGTGTTGCGTCAGGTGACCCTTGATGACGCCGCGGCCGCCGACGAACTGTTCTCCATCCTCATGGGCGAGGACGTCGAGGCGCGCCGCAGCTTCATCACCCGCAACGCCAAAGACGTTCGCTTCCTGGACGTTTAACCTCCTCGTACCCTGACGTTCGACAACGGTTAACCCTCGGTGCGCTAGTTTCGGCAGGAGCCGACGAAGCACTGCGAGGGGAGCCGCCGCGATGGAGCCGATCGGAGCACCCGGGGTCACGCCCGCCGGTGTGCGCAGCCTGCCGATGCCGACCGTGCTCGGGGTGACGGCCCTCGGCGTGGTGGGGTTCGGCCTGCATGCCGGACCGGTGTACCGCGGAGCAGCGGCGGTGACACCGACCTGGGCCGGAATCGGCAGCCTCGCGTTGTTGTTGGCCGGACTGCTGGCAATGCCCGCCCGGCGGGCGCACGGCGGCCAGTACCGGACGATCGTCGCCGTGCTTTCGGTCTTCGGTCTACTGCTGGTGGCGATGGCGTTGATCGACCGGCCTGCCGGGGCCGCCATCGGGTGGGCGCTGATCGTGATCGTCGTGCTGGCGGCCGCCCAGACGGTGCTCGCCGTGCTGATCGGCCTCGAGGCCGCACCGACAGACCACACACCGGCTCGGCCGGCACCGCGAGAGGTCCCCCCGACCGGAGCCGAGTTCGCCGGACACTCCGGAATGCCGTGGGGAACAACAGATCCCCACCGGCAGGAGCGGGGCGTGGCGTACGGTCAGGCCCAGCAATCGGCACCGGTGCGGCAACGGCTGCCCGCCGAGCAGCCTCAGCCACCCCAACCGCCTCGAGTCGAGTTCACGCCGCCGGCGTCCCCGGCGGCGACCGGTGCTCAGCCGGCCGGTGGTTCGGCCACACCGTACGGTGTGTGGGGACACAACCCGCAACCGATGACAGGACGTTCCGAGGGCGCCGGTACGGACCGGGGTCAGGCGCGCCAGCGTCGTCAGCCGGCCCGCAGCGACCGGCCGATGTAACGCAACTCCTCATGTGTGGCAACCATTGTCACCACCGCGGTGTCCGATCGGGTGGTGACCACCACCCGATCGGCCTGGTCGCGGATCTGCTGCAATGTGACGTCGGCGCCACCCGAGACCGCCGAGCCCGGCGCCAGGACGACCATGCAGGTGACCCCGACACGCGTCGCGGCCTCGGGTACGCCGTCGAAGACCGCCACGGTGTAGTTGCGCTCCGAACCGGCCTGCAGTGCACCGCGGTTGAAATCGGTGACCCACAACAACCGGCTGTCGCCGACGTTGTCGACCATGTCCCGCCACATGCCGGATCGGTTGGTGTGCACCAGGATTCTGGCGCCGAGCGCCAGCGCCCGTAACACCACCTGCTGGACCAGATGCAGCGACCCGGATATCTCCACCCGTGCGATGCGCGGGCCGAACACCGGAAGTGCCACGGCGCGACCGTGGTCGTCGGCGCCGATCACCTGCCCACACCCCGACGCCGGAATCCGGATATCGGCGAAATCCGAACTGGCACTGCCGAAACACCACGGGGCGACCTCATGCTCAGGACGGGTCATCGGCAAGCTCGCCATGAGTGCGGGCAGTTGGCGGCCCGGGAGTGCACCCAACCCGTCCACCGGCGCGCGGTTCACCGGGCCGAAGCTGTCGAAGCGTGCGGTGCCGGTGATGCCGGTGGAGTCCGCACCGAGATTGCGCAGCGATATCGCCACCGTGGTGGAATAGCTGGGCACCGTCCACAGCCGTCCGAGGCCCGCTGTGGTCAGGATGTCGCGCTGGAGCCCGAAGCTCGTCATGCGAAAGTTGCCGTCGGCACAGTAATCCCAATCCTCGTGCAGATTCGCCAGATTCGCACCGCCGCACAGTTGAGTCACGGCCTGGCCGATCTCGGCTGCCGCCAGGACCCGCACCCGCAAGCCCGCCTCGGTGAGCCGGTTGGCCACCCGGCGGGTGGCCACCATCGCGGTACGCAACATACCGGTGCGGCCCCCGCCACGCAGCCCGACCGCTTCCGGGCAGCGCGACGGGTCGAAACGGATCGTCACCCACACCGTGCGGTGCGCGATGGCAGGCAACGGGCCGAGGACGGCGTCATACACCGCGGCCAACGGGGTGTGCCCATGCGATCTCGACCCGTGACCGATCACGTCGATCGAATCGAGTTCGAGGTCGAACTGCCGTAAGCAGTCGACCAGAACCTCAAGCGGAACCATCTCCCCCGACACCGTCGAGCCGGGTGCCATGACGGTGAGGTCTTCGGGCTTGTCCTCGATGCGCAGCACCGTGACCAGAGTGCTGCCGTCCCAACGGAACCCGTACGGCCCCGCGTCCGGATCGGCCGGGTCCGCGACGTGGTCGAACGCGTCGGGAACCGCGATCATGCCCGCGCGCCTGCGGTGTCCACGCAGGAACGCCCAGCGCGCCGCCGCGGCCCGCGCCACGCTGACGCCGCGCCCGCGGCCGATCATGACGGCGATGAGCAGCGCCGCACCGCCCGCCCAGATCCACCATGGCGTGCCCGTCCAGAACCACGCCACCGCGGCCAGTGCGACGATGAGCTGTGCCGACACCAGTTCGGTTAACGGAAGCACACGTTCGGGATAAATGTTGGTGGAGGCCAGAAGTCGATTCGGTGGGTCTGGTTCGGTTGCGGTGGACACGCGTCGATGATCCTCCTCCGGAGCCGGAAAGGCTTACCACGCAGTCTAAGCCGCGGTGTAAAGTCGGTGCCCTGCCGATCTGACAGGGGGATGTCGAGTGCCGGCGCAAATCACGACTCGTGCGCAGGTGAACGGATATCGGTTCCTGCTGCGTCGCCTGGAACACGCCTTGATCCGCGGGGATTCGCGCATGATCCACGATCCGATGCGCGGACAGACCCGGGCGATGCTGGTCGGTCTGGTGATCGGCATCATCATCGTCGGGGCGTGCGGCGTCCTGGCGTTCTTCAAGCCGCAACCGTCCGTCGGCGACGCCGACATCTTGTTGAGCAAGTCCAACGGCGCGATTTTCGTCCGGATCGGCGACCGTGCACACCCGGCTCTCAATCTGGCCTCGGCCCGGTTGATCGCAGGCAGCAGCGAGACGCCCGCGGTCGTCGACGACAAGAAACTGGCCGCCCTGCAACGCGGTCCGGTGGTGGGCATCGTCGGTGCGCCGATGGCGATCGCCGCGGGCGATGACATGTCCAGATCGGATTGGTCGGTCTGCGACGCGACCGAGAGACCCGCGGTGGTGGAGAGCACCGGGTCACCGGTGGTGCGTACCTCGGTATTGGCCAGCGAGCCGGTGTTGGACGAGCAGACCCGCGCGGCCGGGCCCGGCGACGCGGTACTCGTGCGCGCCGCCGGGCAGCACTATCTGCTGTATGACGGCGTGCGGGCACCGATCGACCCGGCTGACCCGGTGCTGGCCAACGCGTTACATCTGCGCGGGGCCGAAGCCCGCGAGATCTCACCGGGCCTGCTCAACGCGTTCCCGCTGGCGGCGCCCATCGTCGCGGTGTCGGTACCGGGTGCCGGTCAGCCGGCTCCCGCGGGTCTACCGGAATCGGTCACGGTGGGCTCGATCATCCGGACCTCCGACACCGCCGGCGACAAGCTGTTCGTCGTGCTGGCCGACGGGGTTCAGCAGATCTCACCCCCGACCGCCGACATCATCCGCTACGGCGACCCGGCGGCCGACCGCGAGCCGCAGACCGTGTCACCGGCGCTGCTCACCGCGGTGCCGGTGGTCGAGCGGCTTGCGTTGGGGCACTACCCGACGGTCACACCACGCATCGCGGACGTGCATGCCGATCCCGTCGTGTGCTTCGCCTGGCAGCGGGGCAACACCGAGAATTCGGCGTCGACGCGGATGCTGATCGGTCGCAGGGTGCCGCTGCCCGAGGGCGCGGCCACGGTGCCGCTGGCCACCGCCGACGGCAACGGACCACGGCTCGATTCGGTGTATCTCAAACCCGGTACGGGAGAATACGTCCAGGCCGTCGGCGCCGCACCCGCGTCGGGCGCCATGGGCCAGCTGTTCTATGTCGCCGACACCGGTCAGCGCTTCCACATCCACGATCCGGCCGCCGCCGATGCGCTCGGCGTGCACGGCGTCGACGACCCCGCCAACCCGCACGGCGAGCACAAGCTGCCGCAACTTGCGCCGTGGCCGGTGCTGTCATTGCTGCCCGCGGGTCCCGAGCTTTCCCGGCAGGCCGCGCTCATCGCACACGACGGCATGTCGGCCGACCCCGCGGGCGGGCCGTTTCAACTGCCCGAGAACTGATCACAGCCGCAGGCCGCGAACGTAGCCGTAGAGGCCGACGATCCAGAAGCACAGCGGGAAAACCAGTCCGATCGCGACATATTCGAGAATCTCGACGCATCGTCGCATGACCGGTGAGAAGTCGAGGCGGGGTGCGATGAGGCCGCACAGCAACGCCAGCGTCGCCAGCGCGACCGCGGCCGATCCGGCGCGGGCATGCCAGGCGGGCAGTTCGGCGGCGGTCTTGAACACGGTGAGAACAGCGATGCTCAAGCCGGCACCGATCATCGCGGCCGACTGCACCAGGTCGTGGTGGGTGCGGCCGCGCAGACACATCGCGGCGGCCACCACCACCGCGAACAGCGTTCCCTGCCAATAGAAGCCGTCGGACGTGTCGACGGCGAGGTAGCAGCCGAACATCGCGGTGATGCCGGCACCGACGAGGATCCCGGTGAGGTACTCATTGGCGCGACGCACCCGGTGCAGCAGGCGTTCCTCGGTGGGTATCACCTGCAGACCGATCGCGCCGACGCCCTCGACGGTCGCCCCGCCGTGGGTCTCGATCTCATCGAGAGGTTCACCGGCGGTGGGAACCCGGGGTAGCGGCAGCCGGGAAAGCAGGATCGTGACGCGCGGTGCCAGGTACAGCACGACCACCGACACCGTCGCGACGACGGCCCCGAGCATCCGCGGCTGTGGCTGCCAGAGGTTGACCGCGACCGCCGTCGCACCCCCGAGCAGCGACAGCGCGATCACGAAACTGTGGAACACGTGGCCCGTGCGGGTGATCTGCAGAATGAGTTGCGCCGCAAGCGCAACGACGCCGAACGCGAGCGGAAGTGACGGTACGGCGAAACCATCGGGAACAATGCACAACGATCCGGTGAACAACAGCGGAACCGCGAGCACCGACAGCGCCACCGACGCGAAAAGGCCGTCGCCGCGCCGGGTTACGGCGCAGGCGGCGCCGACGAGCAGCACCGCGCCCGCCAGCGTGACGCCTGCCCCGATGACCGTGTGACCGGTTTGCGAAAGTCGCCACGCCCAGGCGAGCGCGGCGAGAAACGCAAAGCTGAAGGCCACCAGCGCCGTTCGGTGCGAACTTAGCCACCGGCGCGCGGCCGAGGTGTCGGCAGCACCGTCGATGTCGTCGAACAGGGTTGGCACCGAAGGGGTTGCGCAGGCCCGCACGAGCAGCACGTCGCCGTCGAACACACCGGCCGAGGACAGCGTGCGGTCGGCATCGATCACCGGCAGGCCCAACGGTGCCAGGCTCCACCGGTCGGGTGTGTCGTCGAACCGGATGTTCTCGGCTCCGCGGGCCGTGAGCTGCGCATTCGCGATGTCGATCAGATCGGCCATGTAGCTGCGGATTTCGAGTTCCTCCGGCAGGCCGACATCCAACCGCAGGTCGCCGATCAGCACGGTGACCCGGGTCAGCCCGGTCTCGGTACCCGACGGGGTTTCCAGGTCCGCAAGCGATGGGGGCAGGGTCATCTGCGGCAACCTATCGTGCGCGCGGTCAGTATGGTGATGTCTGAAAACTAGCAGCCGGGACGACAGTTGGCGCCGGGGGGATGTTCGGTGGGGACGCAGGGTTTCGTGCGACGGACACGGGTCGCGGTGCCCCGGATGCCCGGAGGCGAGGTCAATCTGCAGGCGCCGCCCGAGGTTCCCCGGGTCATCCCGGGCAACCTGTTCATCCGGTTGCTTCCGGTGGTGATGGTGATCGCCGTGATCGGGATGATCGCGCTGATGTTCACCGTCGGTGGCCGCGCCATGGCGACCAACCCGATGATGATGATGTTCCCGATGATGATGCTGTTGTCGATGGTCGGGATGTTCCTCGGCGGCGGCGCCCGATCCGGCAAGGCCGCCGCGGAACTCAACGAGGAACGCAAGGACTACTTCCGGTACCTGTCGAACCTGCGCGACGACGCGGAGAGGACGGGGAGCGAGCAGCGCCGCGCACTGCAGTGGAGCCACCCCGATCCCCGCACCCTGCCCGACGTCGTGGGGACCCGGCGGATGTGGGAACGCAGGCCCGCCGACGGGGACTTCTGCCATGTGCGGGTCGGCATCGGCACGCACCGGTTGGCGACCCGGCTGCTGGCCCCGGAAACCGGCCCCGCCGAGGATCTGGAGCCGGTGTCGACGGTGGCGCTGCGGCGCTTCGTGCGGACGCATTCGGTCGCGCATGCCATGCCGACCGCGGTGTCGCTGCGGGCGTTCCCGGTTGTCGACTTCGACGGCGAGCCGGGGCCGACCCGGCAGTTGGTCCGCTCGATGTTGCTGGAACTGTGCGTGTTTCACGGCCCGGAGCATCTGGAGGTCGCGGTCGTCACGGCCAATCCCGACGGGGAGAACTGGCAATGGGTGAAGTGGTTGCCCCAGGCCCAGCACCAGACCGACAGTGACGGCCTCGGCACGTCACGGCTGATCTTCTCGTCGC
This region of Mycolicibacterium goodii genomic DNA includes:
- the gyrB gene encoding DNA topoisomerase (ATP-hydrolyzing) subunit B — its product is MAAQKNNAPKEYGADSITILEGLEAVRKRPGMYIGSTGERGLHHLIWEVVDNAVDEAMAGFATRVDVKIHADGSVEVRDDGRGIPVEMHATGMPTIDVVMTQLHAGGKFDGETYAVSGGLHGVGVSVVNALSTRLEATVLRDGHEWFQYYDRSVPGKLKQGGPTDETGTTIRFWADPDIFETTDYNFETVARRLQEMAFLNKGLTIELTDERVTAEEVVDDVVSDTAEAPKTADEKAAEATAPSKVKHRVFHYPGGLVDYVKHINRTKTPIQQSIIDFDGKGPGHEVEIAMQWNAGYSESVHTFANTINTHEGGTHEEGFRAALTSVVNRYAKDKKLLKDKDPNLTGDDIREGLAAVISVKVAEPQFEGQTKTKLGNTEVKSFVQKICNEQLQHWFEANPAEAKTVVNKAVSSAQARIAARKARELVRRKSATDIGGLPGKLADCRSTDPSKSELYVVEGDSAGGSAKSGRDSMFQAILPLRGKIINVEKARIDRVLKNTEVQSIITALGTGIHDEFDISKLRYHKIVLMADADVDGQHISTLLLTLLFRFMKPLVENGHIFLAQPPLYKLKWQRSEPEFAYSDRERDGLLEAGRKAGKKINVDDGIQRYKGLGEMDAKELWETTMDPSVRVLRQVTLDDAAAADELFSILMGEDVEARRSFITRNAKDVRFLDV
- a CDS encoding DUF5336 domain-containing protein, which translates into the protein MEPIGAPGVTPAGVRSLPMPTVLGVTALGVVGFGLHAGPVYRGAAAVTPTWAGIGSLALLLAGLLAMPARRAHGGQYRTIVAVLSVFGLLLVAMALIDRPAGAAIGWALIVIVVLAAAQTVLAVLIGLEAAPTDHTPARPAPREVPPTGAEFAGHSGMPWGTTDPHRQERGVAYGQAQQSAPVRQRLPAEQPQPPQPPRVEFTPPASPAATGAQPAGGSATPYGVWGHNPQPMTGRSEGAGTDRGQARQRRQPARSDRPM
- the eccB gene encoding type VII secretion protein EccB, which codes for MPAQITTRAQVNGYRFLLRRLEHALIRGDSRMIHDPMRGQTRAMLVGLVIGIIIVGACGVLAFFKPQPSVGDADILLSKSNGAIFVRIGDRAHPALNLASARLIAGSSETPAVVDDKKLAALQRGPVVGIVGAPMAIAAGDDMSRSDWSVCDATERPAVVESTGSPVVRTSVLASEPVLDEQTRAAGPGDAVLVRAAGQHYLLYDGVRAPIDPADPVLANALHLRGAEAREISPGLLNAFPLAAPIVAVSVPGAGQPAPAGLPESVTVGSIIRTSDTAGDKLFVVLADGVQQISPPTADIIRYGDPAADREPQTVSPALLTAVPVVERLALGHYPTVTPRIADVHADPVVCFAWQRGNTENSASTRMLIGRRVPLPEGAATVPLATADGNGPRLDSVYLKPGTGEYVQAVGAAPASGAMGQLFYVADTGQRFHIHDPAAADALGVHGVDDPANPHGEHKLPQLAPWPVLSLLPAGPELSRQAALIAHDGMSADPAGGPFQLPEN
- the eccE gene encoding type VII secretion protein EccE — its product is MLPLTELVSAQLIVALAAVAWFWTGTPWWIWAGGAALLIAVMIGRGRGVSVARAAAARWAFLRGHRRRAGMIAVPDAFDHVADPADPDAGPYGFRWDGSTLVTVLRIEDKPEDLTVMAPGSTVSGEMVPLEVLVDCLRQFDLELDSIDVIGHGSRSHGHTPLAAVYDAVLGPLPAIAHRTVWVTIRFDPSRCPEAVGLRGGGRTGMLRTAMVATRRVANRLTEAGLRVRVLAAAEIGQAVTQLCGGANLANLHEDWDYCADGNFRMTSFGLQRDILTTAGLGRLWTVPSYSTTVAISLRNLGADSTGITGTARFDSFGPVNRAPVDGLGALPGRQLPALMASLPMTRPEHEVAPWCFGSASSDFADIRIPASGCGQVIGADDHGRAVALPVFGPRIARVEISGSLHLVQQVVLRALALGARILVHTNRSGMWRDMVDNVGDSRLLWVTDFNRGALQAGSERNYTVAVFDGVPEAATRVGVTCMVVLAPGSAVSGGADVTLQQIRDQADRVVVTTRSDTAVVTMVATHEELRYIGRSLRAG